The sequence below is a genomic window from Dictyostelium discoideum AX4 chromosome 5 chromosome, whole genome shotgun sequence.
ACTTTTTACAAATGGTTCTTTTTATTGTTGGATTAATACGAATTACTTGTTTTTGTGCCATTCTTTTCATTGAACTATTATAAAAACTTGAGagtgaattattatcattatgtgtttttaataatgttgatGCTTGGTATAAAAAGTTTATTCTTTTATATATATCACTATTTCCTTTTACTACAAgttgttcattattattatttttattattattatttttattattattattattattattattatttttattattattattattattattattattattattattattattattattattattattattattattattattgttattattatttttatttaaatcattattatttaaattatttttatttaaat
It includes:
- the drpp21 gene encoding RNase P protein subunit, which encodes MESENVQITVSSTTQNNNLNNNNNDLNNNDLNKNNLNNNDLNKNNNNNNNNNNNNNNNNNNNNNNNNNNNNKNNNNNNNNNKNNNNKNNNNEQLVVKGNSDIYKRINFLYQASTLLKTHNDNNSLSSFYNSSMKRMAQKQVIRINPTIKRTICKKCCSLLIPGDSSTVRIEESRYSHVVTTCNNCKKVKRFDNTLKVEKKRQLKKDKKKAKLEKKQQKLADKSN